The sequence CTGCACATGAGATAATACATTTTATAGGAAACGACGACCATTGGATATAGAAGCACAGTTTTTTACTGTGCTTTTTTATTTTCAGAATTCCTATATGAGTTTGTAAGGATACACCTTGTGTGTTACCATCGAAATAAAGAGAATTTCGAGGGGATTATAATGAATAAAAGAGTCTTAAGTTCCAGTTATCTGGGAGCAGAATCATTTTTAGTAGAAACAGAGATAGATATAAGTAGTGGTTTGCCAATATTTTCTATAATTGGGCTGGGAGATACTGCTATTTCAGAAAGCAAAGATAGAATAAGAACAGCTCTGAAAAATAGTGACTTCAGATTGGAACCTAAAAAAATAATAGTAAATCTATCTCCTGCAGGTGTAAAAAAAGAGGGAGCTCACTTTGATTTGCCAATAGCTATTGGTATTATGTGTGCTATGGGCTTTATAAAGGACAGATATGATGTTTTAAACAATTATCTCTTCATAGGTGAATTATCTCTCAATGGAAATATAAAATCTGTTAGAGGTGCTATTAACACTGTTATATTTGCTAAGGAAAATGGATATAAAGGAGTGGTTTTACCTCTGGAGAATTATCAGGAGGCTTCCCTTATAAAAGATATAGATATTATTCCTGTATCTACTTTAAGTGAAGCTGCCTTTTTTATTTCTAAAAATGAGATTTCAAAACCACCCTTAAAAAATATCCTCCCTGAAATAGAAAATGACCTGGATTTTTCAGATGTAAAGGGGCAGGTAATGGCTAAAAGAGGTCTTGAAATAGCTGCTGCTGGAAAACATAATATAATTTTAATAGGAAGTCCTGGCTCTGGCAAATCCATGCTTTGCAAAAGAATTCAGGGGATTATGCCCCCTATGAGTGAAAAAGAGATAATTGAAGCTACTAAAATACACAGCATTGCAGGAGAATTAAATGAAAATACACCAATAGTTAACATTCCACCCTTTAGAGCTCCACACCATACAAGCAGTCCTGTTGCTATAATTGGTGGTGGTAAAAAAATAACTCCTGGGGAAGTATCTCTGGCTTCTGGTGGAATACTGTTTTTAGATGAAATAGGAGAATTTCCAAGAAGTGTATTAGAAAGTTTAAGACAGCCTCTTGAAGATAAAAAAGTTTCTATTTCAAGAGCACTTTATAGAGCTGAATTTAAAACTGACTTTATCTTTCTTGCTGCAAGTAATCCATGTCCATGTGGATTTTATTACGAAGGAGATAAATGTATCTGTACTCAAACAGAGGTAGACAAATACATGAAGAAATTCTCTGGGCCAATAATGGATAGAATAGATATGCATATTGAAATAAGAAGACTTTCTGAACAAGAGCTTATGTCAGAAGAAAAAAGTGAGTCTTCCACTGCTATACGTAAAAGAGTAATAAAAGCCAGAAATATTCAATATAAAAGATTTGGCAGTGAACTTTGTAATGGAGAGATGACCCAAAAGGATATTAAAAAATATTGTACTCTGTCTGGAGAATTAAAAAACTATTTCAAACAGGTAATAAAGGCGATGGAAATATCTGCAAGAGGATATGATAAAATTCTTAAAATAGCAAGAACCATTGCAGACTTAGATAATTCTAAAAATATTGAAAAAGAGCATCTTATGGAAGCTGTATCCTTTAGGACCAGATAAGACCTTAATGTTATTGATTTTATTCTCTTCTTTCTATATACTTAAGATAAATAGAAAAGAGGAGGGAAATATGAATAATTTTATAGATATAATTAAAATTTTTGCCAATATAGATAATAAAACTAAAAATAAAATAGCAGCATTTTCACAAATAAAACTCTATAAAAAAGGAGAGCACCTCTTCTTAGATAGAGATAATGTAAATACTCTCTTCTTTATTGTTGATGGGATAGCTGCTCTATATAAAATAGGTCCATCTCTTGATAAAAAAGTCATTTTTATACATGGAAAAGGGGATTTTTTAAATGAGGTTATTATTCAAAAACCTGTTGCCTCATTAAATTGTGAACTATTATGTAATTCAAAAATACTTGAGATAAATGTTTCAGAATTTGAAAATCTTATGAAAGAGGATTTTACTCTATGTAAAAATACCTTAAATGGTATGGCCTACAGAATAAGAAGAATGTTTCATCAGTTAAAAAATACATCTAACTCTGTAAGACTTGATAAACAGATTGCCTCAAAACTATGGAAATTTTCAAGAGATTTTGGTAAAAATACTCCAAATGGAATAGAGATTGGATTCAAGCTATCTATATCATATCTCGCAGATATTGTTGGTTCTAAAAGAGAAACTGTATCAAGACAATTAAAAGTTCTCTCTGAAGAAAACCTTATTCTTGTAAAAAGAAATCGAATAATAGTCAAAGATAAAGATAAACTTTTAAATTATTTTAAAAAAACGTGATAAATCTTACTAAACCCATATTGCTTTTTTGCTATAATTAAAATCAGAAATTTTAAAAAGTAGCAAGGAGGACAATATGGGTTTTCAATTGAGTGAGAAAGATATCAACCTGTTTTTCAATAGTTTAAAAGATGAGTATGATATCTATGCTCCAGTGGTTTATGAAAATGGTGGAAGATTTTCTGATACTGATTGTATAAGATATGGAAAAGTTAACAAAGTGGAAGAGATTGAATTTAATAAGAAGTCTGAATTTTCCTTTAAAGAGGTTATTCTTCCAATAGTTCAAACTCTTTTTTATTTTACTGAAGATGTAGTAAAAGAAGCTGATAATAGAAAAAAAGGAGCTGTAATCTTTTTAAGAAGCTGTGATTTAAATGCAGTGAAAAGACTAGACCAAATTTACTTAGCAAATGGCAATGAAGATTTTTACTATAAGAGATTAAGAGATAGAGTCAAGTTTATACTTATTGGGTGCAAAAACTCTTTTGATAACTGCTTCTGTGTAGATATGAATACAAATAGATGTGAAAATTATTCAATGGCTATGAACTACTCAGAAGATGGTCTTTTTGTAGATATAAAAGATAAAGAGTGGGAAGAATTTTTTAAAACTCATAATACAAAGAAAATAGATGTAACTCCTGACTATGTAACAGAAAATAATATAAAAGTAAATATTCCTAAAAATTTAAGTAGTGATGTGGCAAAAAGCACTCTTTGGAACCAATATGATTCGAGATGTATTGCCTGTGGAAGATGCAATTTTGTATGCCCTACATGTACATGTTTCACAATGCAGGATATTTTCTATAGAGATAATGGACGTGTTGGAGAAAGAAAAAGAGTTTGGGCTTCATGCATGGTTGATGGATACACAGATGTAGCTGGTGGCGGTGCATATCGTAAACAGCATGGACAGCGTATGAGATTTAAAGTCCTTCACAAAGTTTTAGATTTCAAACAGCGTTTTGGATATCATATGTGTGTTGGTTGTGGAAGATGCGATGATATCTGCCCAGAATATATATCTTTTTCAAATGCAATAAATAATCTGGAAAAAGCTATGGAAGAGGTGACTGAAAAAAATGACTAATGAGTACATACCATTTCTATCTGAGATAGTAGAGGTAATAAAACATACTGATATAGAGTATACTTTTAGAATGAGATACACTAAAGATGACGTAAAGCCTGGTCAATTTTTTGAAGTCTCTATTCCTAAATATGGTGAAGCACCTATTTCAGTAAGTGGAATAGGAAAAGATACAATAGATTTTACTATTAGAAAAGTTGGAAAAGTTACTAATGAGATATTTGAAAAATATGTTGGAGAAAAATTATTCTTAAGAGGTCCATATGGAAATGGATTTGATATTGATATTTATAAAAATAAGGAACTTGTTATAGTAGCTGGTGGTACTGGAGTTTCTCCTGTAAGAGGGGTAATAGAATACTTTGCAGACCATAGAGATGAAGTTAAGGATTTAAAATTAATAACTGGATATAAAGGACCTGAATTTATTCTTTTTAAAGATGATATTCCTAAATGGAAGGAGAAAATGGAATATATTCTAACTGTTGACCAAGGTGAAGAAACTACTCAATACAAAGTAGGTCTTGTAACAGAATTTATACCAAAATTAAAATTTAAAGATATTTCTTCTGCCGTTGCAATAGTAGTAGGTCCTCCTGCAATGATGAAATTCTCATCCTTAGCTCTTCTAAAGGCAGGAATCAAGCCTGAAAACATATGGATTTCCCAAGAGAGAAAGATGTGCTGCGGAATTGGTAAATGTGGTCACTGTAAAATAGGTGATATCTATGTATGTGTAGATGGCCCTGTATTTAACTATGTTAAAGGTCGTACTTTGTTAGATTAGGAGTGAAAAAATGGATATAAACACTAAAGATATTAAGAAAAATGCTTTCAGAGTAACTAAAGTGAGAGGTTTTACTGCTTCAAGAGTTCGTGTTCCTGGTGGACATCTTGATGCAAAATTTCTTTCAATGATACAGGAGATTGCTCAAACTTATGGAAATGGACTTGTACATATTACAAGCCGTCAAGGATTTGAAATACCTGGAATACCATTTGAAAAAATCCCTGAAGTAAATGCCAAGTTACAACCTATAATAGAAGGATTAGGAATAAATCAACCTGAAAAAGGAAAAGGATATTCAGCTTCTGGTACAAGAAATATAACTGCATGTATTGGAAATAATGTATGTCCTTTCGCATGTTATGATACTTCAAGTTTTGCTAAAAGAATTGAAAAAGAAGTATTTCCACATGATTTGCATTTTAAAATAGCTCTTACAGGTTGTCCTAATGATTGTGCCAAAGTTAGAATGCATGACTTTGGAATTATGGGAATGACACTTCCTCAATTTAATCCTGATAGATGTGTAAGTTGTGGTGCATGTGTAAGAGCATGTCAAAGAAAATCAACTGGAGCTTTAACCTCTGTCAACTATAGACCTGAAAGAGACCATGAAAGATGCATAGGTTGTGGAGAATGCGTTCTTAACTGCCCTAACATGGCATGGACTAGAAGTAAAAAGAAATATTATAGACTTACTCTTCTTGGAAGAACAGGAAAGAAAAATCCAAGATTAGGAGAAGACTTCTTAAAATGGACTGATGAAGATACTATAACTAAAGTTATTTTAAATACATATGACTATGTTACAAAATATATATCAAAAGATGCTCCAGGGGGAAAGGAACATATTGGATATATCGTAGATAGAACTGGTTTTGAAGAGTTTAAAAAATGGGCTCTTAAAGATATTAACCTTTCAGAAGAAACTGAAGTATATACACCAATCTATTGGAAAGGTGTTAAGTATTAACTATAAAAGCATATAAATTTAATCCTCCCCCCTTTTTACTAGTAAACTTAGTTAAAAGGGGGATTTTCCATTAAAATAATCCCCTCTCTCTTCTAAATTTTTTTCTATTGTATTTTAAATTGCTATTTATCTTCAACTATAATTTTAAATACCATTGCTACATCTGAATCAGGACAACAGAATCTATAATCTCCATTTGAAGTAGTAGGAAGATCCCCATTGTAACGTAGAATATCTATATATGGAAATCCACTATGCAATGCCATAGGGCAAATTTTCCCTCTATCAATATCAAAATCAAATTTTTCTCCAATTTTATGACATCTATGACAATTATATTTTCCAAGTTTATCCACTATTTCTAATATTATTTTTGGCTTTCTCATGCTATGCCTCCTAAATATATTTATATATCTATTATACTATATAAAATGAAGATTTTTAATTTATCTAAATTTTTTCTAACTTTTACAATTTATGCCCACTTTCTGCACTTATCTTATCCATAAAAAGTATACTATTATTAAAAGTGTAGTGAAATTGTGATAACTATGCTATAATAATAAGGTAAAAAATCTTAATGGAGGCAATAATGAGAGAAGAAAAGTATAGTATTGAATTTTTAAACGAAGACAGAATTAACAGTATACTTAACTCTGCCAAAGAAAAATCTCAGGATAAAGAGATTGTTACCAAGATATTAGAAAAAGCTAAAGCAGCACTTGGAATCACTGCTGAAGAAGCTGCAATTCTTTTAAACATACAAGATCAAGATCTTTTAAATGAAATGTTTAAAGTTGCAAAATCAATCAAAGAAAAAATCTATGGTAAAAGAATCGTTATGTTTGCTCCTTTATATGTAAGTAACTACTGTGTAAATAACTGTAAATACTGTGGTTACCAACACTGTAATGACAAACTATCAAGAAAAAAATTAACAAGAGAACAGCTAGTTGAAGAGGTAAAAGCACTTGAAAAATTAGGACACAAAAGAATAGTATTAGAAGCTGGAGAAGACCCTATTAACTGTTCTTTAGATTACATTTTACAATGTATCAAAGATATCTATTCAATTAAATTTGAAAATGGAAATATCAGAAGAATAAATATCAATATTGCTGCAACTACTGTTGAAAACTACAGAAAATTAAAAGCAGCAGAAATAGGTACATATACTCTATTCCAGGAAACTTTCCATAAGCCAACATATGACAGTGTTCACTTAGGAGGTCCTAAAAAGGATTACTACTACCATACTACTGCTATGTTTAGAGCTAGAGAAGGGGGAATAGATGACGTTGGTATTGGAGTACTATACGGATTATATGACCCTAAATATGAAACAGTTGCTATGATTTTATATGCAAATGAACTTGAAAAAGTGACTGGAGTAGGTCCTCACACTATCTCAGTTCCTAGAATAAGACAAGCTAGTAATGTAACTTTAAAAGAGTATCCTCACCTTGTTGATGATGAACAATTTAAAAAGATAGTTGCAGTATTAAGACTTGCAGTTCCTTATACTGGTATGATTTTATCTACAAGAGAAGAAGCTGGATTTAGAGATGAAGTAATTGATCTTGGTATTTCTCAAGTAAGTACTGGATCTTGTACTGGTGTAGGTGGATATTCAGAAGAAAATAAAAATACAGCTCAATTTGAAGTAGGAGATCACCGTTCTCCTATGGAAATGCTTGAAAGCCTTATTAAAAGTGGATATATCCCTAGTTACTGTACAGCTTGCTACAGATCTGGACGTACTGGAGATAGATTTATGAAAATAGCTAAGAGTGGAAAAATAAATGTTATGTGTGAAGCAAATGCACTTATGACTCTTAAAGAGTTCCTTCTTGACTATGCTGATGACCACTTGAGAGAAGTTGGAAATGAAGCAATTCTTAAAGCATTAAGCAAAATGGGAGATGCTGAATTTAAAAAGAAAATAATGGGATATTTAAAAGATATAGAAAACGGAGCAAGAGATATTTCGGTTTAATTTTTATCCTAATAAAGAGAAAAACTGGTAGAGGCCTAAGCCAATACCAGTTTTTTAAATTTGGTTTGTATAGTTAAACTAAATTATTCGGCTTCTTCAAGTTCAACTGTTCCTTCTACACTGTTTTGTCTTTTTAACATACGGAAGAATCCAATTAAACAGATAATTGCTAGAGCAATTCCTAATATATTTCCAGTCATAAGTACGCTATTATCATCTAAAGCGTGTAATAGATTTCTAAATCCAATTGGAGATATTACTATAAATGAAGTACATACTACAGTCATAAATACTGCTGGCACTAAAGCTATCCAATAGAATTTTTTATTCTTAGCTAAATATGTTGCTGCTGCCCATAATGCAATTGCTGCAAGAGTTTGGTTTGACCAGCTAAAGTATCTCCAAAGAATGTTAAAGTTAACATTACATAGAACGATACCTATTGCAAATAGAGGAATAGCAATTATAAATCTATTCATTATAGGTCCTTGTTTATAATTAAGAGCATCTGCAATTGTAAGTCTGGCACTTCTAAATGCTGTATCTCCAGAAGTTATCGGACAAGCAACAACACCAAGTATTGCTAGAGCTCCTCCAACTTTTCCTAAAACAGTGTTAGAAATTGTATTAACAACTACTGCTGGGTTACTTCCTTGAGTTGCTAATCCTTCTACTCCACCAAAGAATGACATTGCTGCAGCTGCCCATACTAGTGCAACTACACCTTCAGTAATCATAGCACCGTAGAAAACTTTTCTACCTTGTGATTCTGATGTTAGACATCTTGCCATCATTGGAGATTGTGTAGCATGGAATCCACTTATTGCTCCACAAGCTATTGTGATACACAATGTTGGGAATATAGGTGTTCCTTTAGGGTTAAAGTTACGGAATGCAAATTCAGGTAATTGGTATCCTTGAACAACTATTCCAACTCCAATTCCAACTGCCATTATTAATAAACAAACACCAAATATTGGATAAATTTTTCCTATTAATTTATCAATTGGTAAAACTGTAGCAATTATATAATAAACAATGATTATACATACAAATACAAGAGTTGATACTTGTGGCATCAATTTATTTAAAAGACCAGCAGGTGATGTTACGAAAACAACTCCAACTAATACCAGAAGTACTACTGAGAATATTCTCATAAGTTGTTTTGCTCCATTTCCTAAGTTGTGTCCTACAAGTTCTGCAACAGAGTCTCCATCTTTTCTCAATGACATCATTCCTATTAGATAGTCATGAACTGCTCCTGCAAAAATACAACCAAACACAATCCAAATAAATGCCATAGGTCCCCACATTGCACCTAGTATAGCTCCAAATATTGGTCCTGTTCCTGCTATATTCAAGAACTGAATCAAGAAAGTCTTTTTCAGGCTCATTGGAACATAGTCAACACCATCAGCTAATCTCTCTGCTGGAGTTGGATTTGCATCATTAGGTCCAAATACTTTTTCTACAAATTTTCCATATACAAGATAACCAACTATAAGTGCAATAACTGATAAAATAAACGCAAACATAATGAATCCTCCCTTTTACTTTTTTTATATAAATAACAAACATTTTTCCTTATTATAAATGATACCTTTTTTTAAAAAAATATGGCGTTTTTAGACCTAAAAGGTTGTTTTCAGGTATTAAAATGCAAAAACAACACTCTCAAAAGCAGTGACAAAATAATATTTTTGCATTTACCTATGAATAAGTGATAGAATGTAAGTAATAGAATAAAAGCTTCAAAAATTGATAAAAGGGGTGATCTTTTGAATAAAAAAAGAGGTATGGTACATATCTATACTGGAAACGGGAAAGGAAAAACTACTGCAAGTCTTGGACTTACTGTAAGAGCACTGGGACATGATTTTAAAGTCTATATTGGACAATTTATGAAAGGGCAAAGATATGGTGAGCTTAAAACACTAGAAAAACTTGGTGTCACTGTAGAAAGATTTGGAACAAAGAGTTGTATTTTTTCTCCAGAACATGTTAAAGATATAGATAGACAAATGGCAAAAGAAGGATATGAAAAGGTTAAGAAAATAATTGAAAGTGGAGAATATGATCTTGTGATCTTAGACGAAATCTGTATCTGTCCATTCTTTACACTTATAACTGAAGAACAGATAAGAGACCTTATTAAAGCTAAACCAGAAGAAACAGAACTGGTTCTTACAGGAAGATATGCACCAAAAGGACTTTATGCTGATGCAGATCTAATTACTGAAATGAGAGAAATCAAACACTATTACAGTACTGATGGTGTCCTTGCCAGACCTGGAATTGAAAGATAGAGGGAAAATCCTCTATCTTTTTTCAAACTTAAATCCAATTTTTTGGATTTTTTCAACCTCTTCTCCATTTAAAATCTCAATTACACTTTTTGAAGCAAGTTCTCCAGTATGCTCATTTTCAAATCTAATAGTTGATATAGGTGGAGTCACCAGTCCTGATACCTTATAACCTCCATAACTAAATATAGAAACTTTATCTAAAATCTCACTATGAAACTCTTTAAGTCCTTTTATAACACCAAAGGCTATAGTATCTGTTGCACACACTATACAATTTGGAACATCTTTATTTTTATAGACTTTCTTAAAATTTTTATAACTATTATCATAAGAAAAATCTGTCTCAAGATAATCAACTTCAATGCCTTTTTCAATTATTGGATTAATAAGGGACTCTTTTCTTATCTTTCCAACCATTATATCCTCTTCATTTACTCCAATATATAATACCTTTTCAAACTTTTCACCAATTATATAGCTACTTAAAATCTCTCCAGCCTTCTCTTCGTCATTTACAATAGAGTATCCATTTGGAAGAATCTGCCCTATAAAAAGGACTGGAACAGGAGATTTTTTTATCAACTTTACATGATTATCAGTAACAGAAGTTGCAATAACTATTATAGCTTCAACTTTTAGCCTGGCAAGATTTTCAATATTTGAAAGCTCAAGTTCTTTATCATGGCTTGTATTTACAATTACAGGAGTATATCCACTTTTTCTAAGAGAGCTGTCTAAAGACATAAGTATGGTAGAACTTATAACTGAATCAAGACATGGAACAACTATTCCAATGAGCTTTGAACTTTTAGCTTTTATTCCCCTTGCAAAAACGTTGGGAACATAATTGTATTTATTAATTACCTTTTCTATTTTCTCCTTAGATTCCTGGCTTACATATCCACTATTGAAGTATCTTGATACTGTACTCTTTCCAACTCCTGAATATTCAGCTATCTCTTTTATAGTCAACTTCTTCATCTTTATCTCCTTCTACAAATATATATTTTTATATTAGCATAGAAATTTTTTTAATTCAATTATATTACCACTTTATGGATTTATGAGTATTATAAAAGAACAAATACATTTTTTACTGTAAAAAATGATGGAATTATTATTGACTTTTTGAAAAAAGATGTTATACTGAAAATATATGGGACCGTTCCCATAAAAAGAAAAATAAAAGTTAAAAACGTAAAATATAAAAGGAGGGCATTATGGATTATAACTATATTGCAAAGGAAATTCTTGTAAATATTGGCGGAAAAGAAAATGTTAACGTATTGGAGCATTGTGCTACTAGAATAAGAATAGTTGCTAAGGACAATGATAAGGTAAATAAAGCTGGACTAAAAGCTATCAAAGGTATTGGTGGATATTTCTATCAATCTGGACAACATCAGATTATTCTTGGTACAGGTCATGTTAATAAGGTATTTGATATTTTAAACACTGATGGTATCAAAACTGAGGGTGCTAAAAAAGAGGCTTATGCAAATCTTAACATATTCCAAAAGACAATACGTTCTTTAGCAGATGTATTTATTCCTCTTATTCCAGTTCTTGTTGCTACTGGACTTTTCATGGGAATTAGAGGTTTTCTTGCTCAAGTAGGAGTAACATTTTCTCCAGAATTTACAACATTATCTCAAGTTGTAACTGATACTGTATTTATATTCCTACCTGCACTAGTTGTATGGTCTACATTTAAAAGATTTGGTGGTACTCCAGTAATTGGAATGGTACTTGGTCTTATGCTTGTTGCTCCAATGCTTCCAAATGCATGGGCTGTTGCAAGTGGAAATGCCTCTCCAATTGTTATTGGAATCTTCAAAATTCAAGGTTTCCAAGGAACTATAATTCCATCTTTAATAGTTGGTATATTTGGAGCACATGTTGAAAAATGGATTAAAAAATGGATGCCAAATGTAGTTGATTTGATATTCACTCCTTTCTTAACAATTATAATCGGTATGATTGCTGCGTTTATGGTAATTGGACCCGTATTTACAATGATTGAGCACGCTGTTATGTCTTCAATAGAATTTATAATTGACCTTCCATTTGGATTAGGTGGAGCTATAGTTGGAGGAGTACAACAGGTTCTTACTATAACAGGGCTACATCACTCACTTATGATAGTTGAAACAAGTTACCTATCATCACTTGGAATCAACCCATTAAATGCTTTAATCACAGCATCTATGGCTGGACAGGCTGGAGCTGCAATAGCTTATACAATGACAATTAAGAATAAAGAGGAAAGAGCTCTTAAATTCTCATCTATCATTCCATGTTTCTTTGGAATAACTGAACCACTACTATTTGGAGTTACTTTAACTAATACAAGAGTATTCACAGCTGGAATAATTGGTGGAGCTATAGCTGGTGCTTTTGCTGCTATATTCCATATTGCCCCATCTGTAATGGGAGTTACATTTATTCCTGCAATACCAGCATACCTTGGAAATAATCTTATGATGTATCTTGCAATGATAATTGTAGGAATTTTAGCTGGTATGATAATGACTAAAATTTTAATGAAGAAAGAGGCTTAATATGTGGAAACCAAAATATCATATTTCTCCTGAATATGGTCTTTTAAATGATCCCAATGGACTTATATACTTCAAAGGTTATTACCATGTTTTTTATCAATGGAATCCCAATGAGTGTGCTCATGGTCCTAA is a genomic window of Fusobacterium sp. DD2 containing:
- a CDS encoding PTS transporter subunit EIIC, with translation MDYNYIAKEILVNIGGKENVNVLEHCATRIRIVAKDNDKVNKAGLKAIKGIGGYFYQSGQHQIILGTGHVNKVFDILNTDGIKTEGAKKEAYANLNIFQKTIRSLADVFIPLIPVLVATGLFMGIRGFLAQVGVTFSPEFTTLSQVVTDTVFIFLPALVVWSTFKRFGGTPVIGMVLGLMLVAPMLPNAWAVASGNASPIVIGIFKIQGFQGTIIPSLIVGIFGAHVEKWIKKWMPNVVDLIFTPFLTIIIGMIAAFMVIGPVFTMIEHAVMSSIEFIIDLPFGLGGAIVGGVQQVLTITGLHHSLMIVETSYLSSLGINPLNALITASMAGQAGAAIAYTMTIKNKEERALKFSSIIPCFFGITEPLLFGVTLTNTRVFTAGIIGGAIAGAFAAIFHIAPSVMGVTFIPAIPAYLGNNLMMYLAMIIVGILAGMIMTKILMKKEA
- a CDS encoding LacI family DNA-binding transcriptional regulator translates to MKKLTIKEIAEYSGVGKSTVSRYFNSGYVSQESKEKIEKVINKYNYVPNVFARGIKAKSSKLIGIVVPCLDSVISSTILMSLDSSLRKSGYTPVIVNTSHDKELELSNIENLARLKVEAIIVIATSVTDNHVKLIKKSPVPVLFIGQILPNGYSIVNDEEKAGEILSSYIIGEKFEKVLYIGVNEEDIMVGKIRKESLINPIIEKGIEVDYLETDFSYDNSYKNFKKVYKNKDVPNCIVCATDTIAFGVIKGLKEFHSEILDKVSIFSYGGYKVSGLVTPPISTIRFENEHTGELASKSVIEILNGEEVEKIQKIGFKFEKR